The Bradyrhizobium ottawaense genome window below encodes:
- a CDS encoding PLP-dependent aminotransferase family protein has translation MDWSPTISELSGPRYQRIVEAMEADIAAGRLVRGQQLPTQRALAKALGVDLTTVTRAYTEARRRGIMEARVGQGSFVSETSARRAVDLPHPVAIDLSMNVPPHPLEAQLDERIIAGMEAIRAQSGLTAYLNYQPPGGSAHERDVAARWMRARVPHAHADKLVVFPGTQTILFNLLAHLARPGDIVLTEALTFPGIKAAAVRLGIKLVGVAMDDGGILPDALAKACRTHKPKAVYLIPTLHNPTTATLTSERRSAIAKIIGDTDTILIEDDAYGLLDRSASPIANLIPERTYLATTLSKCISPALRVAYLATPDSEAQRDMRTYLQATVQMPAPLMVALVTHWIESGIADRIITAIRSEAVGRQQLAQRALKGFQFLAKPAAHHLWLRLPEDRPDVAAHLLRNGLAVVAGEAFTVDGTPPHAARVSLGAARNRSELTEALRILVGALQKPADTRQIV, from the coding sequence ATGGATTGGAGCCCGACAATCTCGGAGCTATCAGGGCCGCGCTACCAGCGCATCGTCGAGGCCATGGAGGCCGACATCGCCGCCGGCCGGCTGGTGCGTGGCCAGCAACTGCCGACGCAGCGCGCGCTTGCAAAGGCGCTCGGCGTCGATCTCACCACGGTGACGCGCGCCTACACCGAGGCGCGGCGACGCGGGATCATGGAGGCGCGGGTCGGACAGGGCTCGTTCGTGTCGGAGACCAGCGCGCGCCGCGCGGTCGATCTGCCGCATCCCGTCGCGATCGATCTTTCGATGAACGTGCCGCCGCATCCGCTGGAGGCGCAGCTCGACGAGCGCATCATCGCCGGGATGGAAGCGATCCGCGCGCAATCGGGCCTGACGGCGTATCTCAATTATCAGCCGCCCGGCGGCAGCGCGCATGAGCGCGACGTCGCCGCGCGCTGGATGCGTGCGCGGGTGCCGCACGCGCATGCCGACAAGCTCGTGGTCTTTCCCGGCACCCAGACGATCCTGTTCAACCTGCTCGCCCATCTGGCGCGGCCCGGCGACATCGTGCTGACGGAGGCGCTGACATTCCCCGGCATCAAGGCCGCAGCAGTGCGGCTCGGCATCAAGCTCGTCGGCGTCGCCATGGATGATGGCGGCATCCTGCCCGACGCGCTGGCAAAGGCGTGCCGCACGCACAAGCCGAAGGCCGTCTATCTCATTCCGACGCTGCACAATCCGACCACGGCGACGCTTACCTCCGAGCGGCGCAGTGCGATCGCAAAGATCATCGGCGATACCGACACGATCCTGATCGAGGACGACGCCTACGGCCTGCTCGACCGCTCGGCATCGCCAATCGCCAATCTCATTCCCGAGCGGACTTATCTTGCGACCACGCTGTCAAAATGCATCTCGCCGGCGCTCCGCGTTGCCTATCTGGCGACGCCCGACAGCGAGGCGCAGCGGGACATGCGGACATATTTGCAGGCGACCGTGCAGATGCCGGCGCCGCTGATGGTCGCGCTGGTGACGCATTGGATCGAAAGCGGCATTGCCGATCGTATCATCACCGCCATCCGCAGCGAGGCGGTCGGCCGTCAGCAGCTCGCGCAGCGCGCATTGAAAGGCTTCCAGTTCCTGGCCAAGCCCGCGGCGCATCATCTGTGGCTGCGGCTGCCTGAGGACCGGCCCGATGTCGCGGCGCATCTGTTGCGAAACGGACTTGCGGTCGTCGCCGGCGAGGCCTTCACGGTCGATGGGACACCGCCGCACGCGGCGCGCGTCTCGCTGGGCGCGGCACGCAACAGGTCAGAATTGACGGAAGCGCTACGCATCCTGGTCGGCGCGCTGCAGAAGCCCGCCGACACCAGACAAATCGTCTAG
- a CDS encoding DUF983 domain-containing protein, with protein MAAGSVSLAKAMWRGFRGKCPNCGEGHLFSRSLKVANSCDRCGEELFHQRADDFPAYLVIVVVGHLVVPAILAVETAYAPAVWLQLAVWLPVTLFASLALLQPTKGAIVGLQWQVGMHGFEASKQRREADELAPVLVKARQR; from the coding sequence ATGGCGGCAGGTTCAGTCTCTCTGGCGAAGGCGATGTGGCGCGGCTTTCGCGGCAAGTGCCCGAACTGCGGCGAAGGCCATTTGTTCAGCCGTTCCCTGAAGGTCGCAAACAGCTGTGATCGTTGCGGTGAGGAGCTGTTCCACCAGCGCGCCGATGACTTCCCCGCCTATCTCGTGATCGTCGTAGTCGGCCATCTCGTGGTGCCGGCGATCCTCGCGGTCGAGACCGCCTATGCACCGGCGGTCTGGCTGCAACTGGCGGTGTGGTTGCCGGTGACGCTGTTCGCCTCGCTCGCGCTGCTGCAGCCGACCAAGGGCGCCATCGTCGGGCTGCAATGGCAGGTCGGCATGCACGGTTTCGAGGCGAGCAAGCAGCGGCGCGAGGCGGACGAGCTTGCGCCGGTGCTGGTGAAGGCAAGACAACGCTAA
- a CDS encoding YciI family protein, whose translation MQYLLMIYQNEAEYAKIDTGTSQKMSAEYEAFTQSIIRNGNFKAGDRLRPTTTATTVRVRDGKMLTTDGPFAETREQLGGYYLIEAKDLDAAIEIAARIPSARVGSIEVRPIWVYDK comes from the coding sequence ATGCAATATCTGCTGATGATCTACCAGAACGAGGCCGAGTACGCGAAGATTGACACGGGAACCAGCCAGAAGATGTCGGCGGAGTATGAAGCCTTCACGCAATCCATCATCCGGAACGGCAATTTCAAGGCCGGCGATCGACTGCGGCCGACCACGACCGCGACGACGGTGCGTGTGCGCGACGGCAAGATGCTGACGACCGATGGACCGTTTGCGGAGACCCGCGAGCAGCTCGGCGGCTACTATCTGATCGAGGCCAAGGATCTCGACGCCGCGATCGAGATCGCGGCGCGGATTCCGAGCGCGCGCGTCGGTTCGATCGAGGTGCGGCCGATCTGGGTCTACGACAAGTGA